The following nucleotide sequence is from Streptomyces sp. NBC_00237.
ACGGGCAACGAGCTGCTTGCCGAGGGCAGTCACGTGGATGTTCTTCGCCCCAGGCCGGAACCAACCGGCCCCGGGGAACGGGGGAGGAGTCGGCTTCGTCGGAGGCTTGGGCTTCTCCTCCTGGTCCTGGTCCGCATCGAGGCGAGCCGCCACGTCCCGCCGGAAGGCGGACATGGAGAACGAGGGGTCCACCTTCCTCCGAGTTCCCTCACCGTGCCCGATGACGGAGTCAGCAGACCAACCGTGATGGCGACAGATCGCAGTCGCCCAACGGACAGCAGCCTGATACTGGGCAGTTGGGTACGGGTCCTTTCCGTCTCCCTTGTTCTCGATCTCGATTCCGTAGAGGTGCCGGTTTCCGTCAACCGGCTCTGAGGCAGCAGGCTTTGGGTGAGTCTTGGACTCATTCAGGACAGCATCAAAAGCGTTCTGAGCAATGGTGCCCGCGTGATTTGCACGGCCGTGGCCCACCATCGTGGCTGTGCCAGTCTTGCTCAGGTGCGTATGACACAGAGGCCCAGGAAGATCCGTCGATCCCCTGGAGCAGAAGCCCAGAGAGTCAGATCCCGCAGTGTGATGGATCATCACACCATGCATAGGGCCCCAATCTCCCTTGTGATTCCGGTTGTGAGTCCGCCAACCTGGATACTCCTTTACATTCACCCCCTCAGCCTTGAGAGCCTTTACGAACTGATCTGCGGTCATAGGTGTAGCCAAATTAGTCCTCCTGTGTGAGTCGTACGAGAGAAAGTCGGGCAGGGTCGAGGGCAGTGAGTAGCCCGATGAGTCGGGCGTTCTCAGACTCGATACGTGCAAGACGGTTCTTGATCTCCGTCAGATCTCCGGCAAGCCTGTCGGCTCGCTCTTTCTGAGCTTCTGCCTCTTCTCGCCAGACCTTTGCGGTATTAGTCCGCAGGCTGGCAATGACCACGATTACGGCAGCGGAGACAGTGGCCAGACAAGCAATGAGAGTTGTGCTCTGGGAGAGGTCCATACGCCTCCGATGGGCAGCAGTAGAAGGCCCCCGACAGGAGTCGGGGGCCTTTCTCGTTTGGTGAGCTAGGACATGAGGATGGGCGTAATCCGACTGGCCATGTGGGCGTAGCCCAAGTCAGATGGGTGGACCGAGTTGGTACCAGTCTGACCGGCTGCGGCCGGAGTTCCCCAGTATCCAAGGGAGTTCCAGTAGTCCCATGAATTGCGGCCGATCGCCCACATGTTGACGAAGGCAGCTCCGTAGGACTCGGCCAGACCTCGGGCCCTCACGGCGTAGTCCTGGTACAGGTAATTGACCGTGTCATGCTTCCCAAGGTGGGGCAGCATCAGCATGACGTCAGTCGCCCCGTTGTTAGCGTTCTTGACTGCCTGAATGTACCGGGCCACAGAGTTAGCCCATGCGTCTCCAGTCGTTCCAGCAGCAGCATCGTTAGGGCCTGCTGTGAAGATGACTAGGTCTGCCGGGAACATCTTTCCGCCGTTCCAAACGGCATTGAGACCTGCATCCGTTGCATCGCCGTAGTCCTTGGCTTGTGCCCCTGCCTTGGCAAGGTTATCAACGACAATTCCTGAGGTGTTCTCTCCGCTGACACCCATGATCGACAGGTATTGCTTTGTGCCCGAAGAGGTGCCATCCCATGTGAGGGTGACAGTGTGATCAGTTGGGACAAGGCCCGTCACGGTAGTCACCTGAACTGCGGCTACAGCACCACCAGCATTGGCAACGGTTACAGGTGCGGCAGCATCGATCGTGTATTTGTAACCGGCCTTCGCATTGGGCCCGGTGAGTGTGTAGATCTTGACAGTTGAGCCAGTGACCTTGAATGTCATGGACGAACCTGTGGTGTCTGTGATGACGTAGCCAATGCCTGGTCCGTAGGTGCTGGCTCCAGTGGCCCAAGTGCCGGTCTGAGTAGCAGCAGAGCTGTTGGCAAGCCATTCTGTGATTGCAGGAACGGCGTCCGGCTTACCGACCCAGGACATTGAGCGTGAAGCGGTGAAGACTCCACTTCCGCCGTTTCCATACTTCGCCTGAAGTGCTGTACGGGCTTCTCCCACCCAGCCTTTGGAGTGGAGGTCACTGGCAAAGTACCCCTGTGAAGCAGAGCCACCAACAACAACTATGCGTGCCTTACCGCCTGTTGCGGCGGCATCCCTCTTGGGCTTCCAGAACTCGCCCCAGGAGGGCGGAACGTAGATCCCCTTGGCTGCATAGTCAGTCTGAGACGTCTTGGCATACGTCTGGAGAGGTATACGAGCCTCTGAGTAGTTGGTGCCCGCTACGGTCGTAATGTTTGTCCCGAGCGTCACGCGCTCGGATGTGCCATCGTCGTACAGCCCCTTTGTGAGAGCATGGAGATAGGCCCCGTCGAGACTGACGTCACGAGCCTTGGAGATCCGAACTCCGTACTGAGGACTGGTATTTGCAGTGCCCTGGTCATCAGTACCCGTGTAGCAGGTAACGCCCTGAACGACCACAGGAGCACGGCCGAGGAGGGCAAGGCCGCTGTAATTTCCGCCTCCTGGTCCTCCGTTACGGCCATCTCTACGGGTCATTAGGGAATTGATCAGGAAGGCGGCGTTGCCCGAAGCATCAATCCGGACTCCATCATGACCACACCTATCAGTGGAACAGGAGGTCATCACCATGGAGCCACTGCCAGGCCAGTTACCCCAATCTCCTGTGAAGTGATAGCCGTGGCTACCAGTCCACTCCACTCGGCAGCCCATCAGGATGGTGTTGGCGCAATTGGACAACTTGATACCTACGGCGGAGACACCGATCACCTGACAGTCAATGAGACTGAGGTCTGTCTGTCTTTCGAAGACAATCCCATTCGCCCTACAGTTGTCGATCATCACGGAGTGGAGACGCCAGGAGTACGGCCATTCACCCGCAGGATTGCTTGCAGTGATGACGCCGTTGTTGGGGACCTTGCGGATACACAGGTCCCTCATCACAACGTTTTGGACGTTCCCGCGGCTGTAAATTCCGTCCACCGCACCTGCTGTAAGGCGGGAGCCATCAAGCATGAAGTTGAGAAGGCGCTGTTCGCCATTGATG
It contains:
- a CDS encoding peptidoglycan-binding protein translates to MDPSFSMSAFRRDVAARLDADQDQEEKPKPPTKPTPPPFPGAGWFRPGAKNIHVTALGKQLVARGYGRYYSQGPGPSWTNSDRTAVRAYQTAQGWKGADADGYPGPSTWSRLFS
- a CDS encoding glycosyl hydrolase family 28-related protein; protein product: MYVDFGGGRIALVPDISTLLRDHQAAHDPHGTTDAIMGEIQARAGSPGGLATLDEMGLVPVSQLPEGAGSGGGGSRPSAVDWLSVRAYGARGDGYTDDTRSIQRAIDDAGIGGTVYLPKGIYGITAPLDLPPGVILMGSHSNLMVGPGMLDEDFECYIQALPSFKGIAMITIIGQDDGVHPPINGEQRLLNFMLDGSRLTAGAVDGIYSRGNVQNVVMRDLCIRKVPNNGVITASNPAGEWPYSWRLHSVMIDNCRANGIVFERQTDLSLIDCQVIGVSAVGIKLSNCANTILMGCRVEWTGSHGYHFTGDWGNWPGSGSMVMTSCSTDRCGHDGVRIDASGNAAFLINSLMTRRDGRNGGPGGGNYSGLALLGRAPVVVQGVTCYTGTDDQGTANTSPQYGVRISKARDVSLDGAYLHALTKGLYDDGTSERVTLGTNITTVAGTNYSEARIPLQTYAKTSQTDYAAKGIYVPPSWGEFWKPKRDAAATGGKARIVVVGGSASQGYFASDLHSKGWVGEARTALQAKYGNGGSGVFTASRSMSWVGKPDAVPAITEWLANSSAATQTGTWATGASTYGPGIGYVITDTTGSSMTFKVTGSTVKIYTLTGPNAKAGYKYTIDAAAPVTVANAGGAVAAVQVTTVTGLVPTDHTVTLTWDGTSSGTKQYLSIMGVSGENTSGIVVDNLAKAGAQAKDYGDATDAGLNAVWNGGKMFPADLVIFTAGPNDAAAGTTGDAWANSVARYIQAVKNANNGATDVMLMLPHLGKHDTVNYLYQDYAVRARGLAESYGAAFVNMWAIGRNSWDYWNSLGYWGTPAAAGQTGTNSVHPSDLGYAHMASRITPILMS